A region of Vitis vinifera cultivar Pinot Noir 40024 chromosome 15, ASM3070453v1 DNA encodes the following proteins:
- the LOC109124048 gene encoding uncharacterized protein LOC109124048 gives MALPSSSDWASLCINLLGSILDYLVPMEDYFTFGEVCIQWQYAVREKLQHLRSNHKRHCRLHQQVPLLMAPTADNSRERCCLYDVMNGKSLWEVQLRQGRWRCGGSSHGWLILVNNDSYKVTLHNPFSGKLIHLPPLEKSSFRELSGSVYRTIFPYNPRRGVLSIDPDVNGDEFVLI, from the coding sequence ATGGCTTTGCCCTCAAGTTCAGATTGGGCATCACTCTGTATAAATCTTCTCGGTTCGATCTTAGATTACTTAGTGCCCATGGAGGACTACTTCACATTCGGTGAGGTTTGCATTCAATGGCAGTATGCAGTTCGCGAAAAACTTCAACATTTACGCTCTAACCATAAACGCCATTGTCGTCTGCACCAACAAGTCCCATTGTTAATGGCTCCCACCGCAGATAATTCCAGAGAAAGGTGCTGTTTATATGACGTCATGAACGGAAAAAGCCTTTGGGAGGTTCAGTTGAGGCAGGGGCGATGGAGGTGTGGAGGGTCTTCTCATGGCTGGTTGATTCTGGTAAATAATGATTCTTATAAGGTAACCCTCCACAACCCATTCTCTGGAAAACTCATTCATCTTCCTCCCCTCGAAAAATCATCATTCCGTGAACTTTCAGGCAGTGTGTACAGAACTATCTTCCCTTATAACCCGAGGAGGGGTGTATTGTCTATTGATCCTGATGTGAATGGGGACGAGTTTGTACTCATATGA
- the LOC100244803 gene encoding UDP-D-xylose:L-fucose alpha-1,3-D-xylosyltransferase MGP4, whose product MSTSIHQRQQQQPHHHHHLLSNPNPISPRNPLDWRRPISIFGRTGLLILLTLMVVVGVLLPTMKMRMPDGLLSRASVSKWRDYTLAQAAEFVAKNGTVIVCAVSQPYLPFLNNWLISIARQKHQDKVLVIAEDYATLYTVNQKWPGHAVLVPPAPDAQTAHKFGSMGFFNFTSRRPRHLLNILELGYNVMYNDVDMVWLADPFPYLQGKHDVYFTDDMAAVKPLNHSHDLPPPGKKGRTYICSCMIFMRPTNGAKLVMKKWIEELQAQPWSRAKKSNDQPAFNWALNRTAGEVDLYLLPQAAFPTGGLYFKNKTWVQETKGMNVIIHNNYITGFEKKIKRFQDYGLWLVDDHAQESPLGKL is encoded by the exons ATGTCAACATCAATACACCAAAGACAACAACAGCAACcccaccatcaccaccacctTCTTTCTAACCCAAACCCGATTTCCCCTCGAAATCCGCTCGATTGGCGACGACCCATCTCGATTTTCGGCCGAACGGGGCTGTTGATTCTTCTAACACTGATGGTCGTTGTCGGGGTTTTGCTGCCGACCATGAAGATGAGAATGCCGGATGGGCTTTTATCCCGAGCTTCGGTTTCGAAATGGAGAGACTACACTCTAGCTCAAGCGGCGGAGTTCGTGGCCAAGAACGGGACTGTGATTGTGTGTGCAGTGAGTCAGCCTTATTTGCCGTTTTTGAACAATTGGTTGATTAGTATTGCAAGGCAAAAGCATCAGGACAAGGTTCTTGTGATTGCAGAGGACTATGCCACCCTTTATACCGTCAATCAGAAATGGCCTGGCCATGCTGTTCTGGTTCCGCCAGCCCCTGACGCCCAAACTGCCCATAAGTTTGGTTCTATG GGGTTCTTCAATTTTACTTCCCGAAGGCCTCGCCATCTGCTGAATATTTTGGAGCTTGGATATAATGTTATGTACAATGATGTTGATATGGTGTGGTTGGCGGATCCATTTCCCTATTTGCAAGGGAAGCATGATGTCTACTTCACTGATGATATGGCTGCA GTGAAACCTCTGAACCACTCTCATGATTTACCACCTCCAGGGAAAAAAGGGCGCACTTACATTTGCAGCTGCATGATTTTCATGCGCCCCACCAATGGAGCAAAGCTGGTCATGAAGAAGTGGATTGAGGAACTTCAAGCTCAGCCATGGTCCAGAGCAAAGAAGTCAAATGATCAGCCTGCTTTTAACTGGGCATTAAACAGGACTGCAGGAGAG GTGGATCTCTACCTGCTGCCCCAGGCAGCATTCCCCACAGGAGGATTATACTTCAAGAACAAAACATGGGTGCAGGAAACCAAGGGAATGAATGTTATCATCCATAACAATTATATCACGGGTTTTGAGAAGAAGATAAAGCGCTTCCAGGACTATGGACTCTGGTTGGTAGATGATCATGCACAAGAATCCCCACTTGgcaaactataa
- the LOC109124100 gene encoding uncharacterized protein LOC109124100, translated as MGKAKKAQKFAVMKKMVTSKALKKHKEEVLNPTKKDENKEKTSRNVPYVPSALFFKYNTALGPPYRVLVDTNFINFSIQNKLDLEKGMMDCLYAKCTPCITDCVMAELEKLGQKYRVALRIAKDPRFERLLCTHKGTYADDCIVDRVTQHKCYIVATCDRDLKRRIRKVPGVPIMYITKHQYSIERLPEATIGGAPRI; from the exons ATGGGAAAAGCAAAGAAAGCCCAAAAATTTGCTGTCATGAAGAAGATGGTCACCTCCAAAGCACTTAAAAA aCACAAAGAAGAGGTTTTGAACCCTACCAAGAAGGacgaaaacaaagagaaaacctCCAGAAATGT GCCATATGTTCCGTCCGCTCTTTTCTTCAAGTACAACACTGCTTTGGGGCCGCCTTATCGGGTTTTGGTCGATACcaatttcatcaatttttctATTCAGAATAAA CTTGATCTGGAGAAAGGGATGATGGACTGCTTATATGCAAAAT gcACTCCTTGTATCACGGATTGTGTGATGGCAGAGCTTGAGAAGTTAGGTCAGAAATACCGCGTGGCTCTGAG GATTGCAAAGGATCCTCGGTTTGAAAGATTACTCTGTACTCATAAGGGAACTTATGCCGATGACTGTATTGTTGATAGAGTTACTCAG CATAAATGCTACATTGTTGCTACATGCGATCGAGACTTGAAGCGAAGGATTCGCAAG GTCCCTGGTGTGCCAATAATGTACATTACAAAACACCAGTATTCAATTGAGCGGTTGCCCGAAGCGACAATTGGTGGAG CTCCAAGAATTTAA
- the LOC100262009 gene encoding uncharacterized protein LOC100262009 gives MGSLENGVPVKRDPLLRSSSNKGSAFQRPIVRFSRFLFFGKLDYLQWVCTVAVFCFFVVLFQMFLPGLIMEKSGESLKNMENGYGDLSFIKNIGGLDFGEGIRFEPSKLLQKFQKEADEVNLSSASRLRHRFGYRKPQLALVFPDLLVDPQQLLMVTVASALLEMGYTIQVYSLEDGPVNAIWRNVGFPVTIIRSNAKSAAVVDWLNYDGIIVNSLEARGVVSCFVQEPFKSLPLIWTIPEGTLATRLRQYNLTGKIELVNDWKKVFNRATAVVFPNYVLPMIYSTFDSGNYFVIPGSPAQAWEVDNFMASHRDSPRVKMGYGPDDFVIALVRSQFLYKGLWLEHALILQALLPLVAEFPVDNNSNSHLKILITSGNSANNYSVAVEAIALKLRYPKGVVKHIAIDVGEADNVLAAADIVIYGSFLEEQSFPDILIKAMSFGKLIIAPDLSIIKKYVDDRVNGYLFPKEKISVLTQVILQMISEGKLSPLVHNIASLGKSTAKNLMVMETVEGYASLLENLLKFPSEVASPKAVTEIPPKLKEEWQWNLFAASGHSTYTNRTSRSHRFLDKFEEQWSQSQTGGSGSVTTDESFPYSIWEEEKLIGIANAKKRREEDELKDRTDQPRGSWEDVYRSAKRADRAKNDLHERDDGELERTGQPLCIYEPYFGEGTWPFLHATSLYRGIGLSTKGRRREADDIDAPSRLPLLNNPYYRDALGEYGAFFAIANRVDRIHRNAWIGFQSWRATARNASLSKIAETALLNAIQARKHGDTLYFWVRMDMDPRNPSQLDFWSFCDAINAGNCKFAFSEALKKMYGIKRDWDSLPPMPVDGDAWSVMQSWALPTRSFLEFVMFSRMFVDALDAQIYNDHHQRGHCYLSLSKDKHCYSRVLELLVNVWAYHGAKRMVYVNPQTGEMHEHHKLKNRRGHMWVKWFSYATLKSMDEELAEESDDDHPMRRWLWPSTGEVFWQGIYLRERNQRLQQKEKRRQQSKDKLLRMRRRSHQKVIGKYVKPPPEDVENSNSTTV, from the exons ATGGGTTCTCTGGAAAATGGGGTTCCGGTGAAGAGAGACCCTCTTCTTCGCTCTTCGTCGAACAAAGGCTCGGCTTTTCAGAGACCCATTGTGAGATTTTCAAGGTTTTTGTTCTTCGGGAAGCTAGATTACCTCCAATGGGTGTGCACAGTGGCGGTGTTCTGCTTCTTTGTGGTTCTATTCCAGATGTTTTTGCCGGGTTTGATAATGGAAAAATCAGGGGAGTCATtgaaaaatatggagaatgGTTATGGGGATTTGAGTTTTATCAAGAATATTGGTGGGTTAGATTTTGGGGAAGGTATTAGATTTGAGCCATCAAAGCTCCTTCAGAAGTTTCAGAAGGAGGCTGATGAGGTAAATCTCTCTTCTGCTTCAAGGCTACGACACCGTTTTGGATATAGAAAGCCCCAGCTTGCTCTG GTTTTCCCGGATCTGTTGGTTGATCCACAGCAATTACTGATGGTGACTGTGGCATCCGCATTGCTGGAAATGGGGTACACTATTCAG gtgtATTCACTTGAAGATGGTCCTGTAAATGCCATTTGGAGAAATGTAGGATTTCCAGTCACAATTATCAGAAGCAATGCCAAGTCAGCGGCTGTTGTAGACTGGCTAAA TTATGATGGCATAATTGTGAATTCTCTTGAAGCCAGGGGTGTTGTTTCTTG TTTTGTGCAGGAACCTTTCAAGTCTTTACCACTTATATGGACCATCCCTGAAGGGACACTTGCTACACGTTTGAGACAATACAATTTGACTGGCAAGATTGAGCTTGTAAATGATTGGAAAAAAGTCTTCAATCGTGCTACTGCTGTTGTCTTTCCAAATTATGTCCTGCCG ATGATTTACTCCACATTTGATtctggaaattattttgttattccGGGTTCTCCTGCTCAAGCATGGGAAGTGGATAACTTCATGGCATCACATAGAGATAGCCCACGTGTCAAGATGGGTTATGGACCTGATGACTTTGTTATTGCACTTGTCAGAAGTCAATTTTTGTACAAAGGTTTGTGGTTGGAGCATGCCCTCATTTTACAGGCTTTATTGCCACTTGTTGCGGAGTTTCCAGTTGACAATAATTCCAACTCTCATCTCAAAATCCTTATCACAAGTGGAAATTCAGCTAATAACTACAGTGTGGCTGTGGAG GCCATTGCTCTTAAGTTACGATATCCAAAGGGTGTTGTGAAGCACATAGCCATTGATGTGGGGGAAGCAGACAATGTTCTAGCTGCTGCTGATATAGTGATATATGGATCCTTCCTAGAAGAGCAATCGTTTCCAGACATTTTGATAAAAGCCATGAGCTTTGGGAAACTGATCATAGCTCCAGATCTCTCCATTATCAAGAAATAC GTTGATGACAGGGTAAACGGCTATCTTTTCCCAAAGGAGAAAATTAGTGTTCTGACACAGGTCATATTGCAAATGATCTCTGAAGGGAAATTATCACCGTTAGTTCATAATATTGCATCACTTGGAAAAAGCACTGCAAAGAACCTGATGGTTATGGAAACTGTTGAAGGGTATGCTTCACTGCTTGAAAATCTCCTTAAGTTCCCATCTGAAGTTGCATCTCCCAAGGCTGTGACAGAAATCCCTCCCAAATTGAAAGAGGAATGGCAATGGAATCTATTTGCAGCAAGTGGACATTCAACATATACAAATAGAACTTCAAGAAGTCACAGATTCTTAGACAAGTTTGAGGAGCAGTGGAGCCAATCTCAAACAGGGGGTTCTGGTTCTGTGACTACAGATGAATCATTCCCATATAGTATCTGGGAGGAGGAGAAATTAATTGGAATTGCTAATGCTAAAAAGAGAAGAGAGGAGGATGAG TTGAAGGATAGAACCGATCAACCTCGTGGATCATGGGAGGACGTATATCGAAGTGCCAAAAGGGCTGATCGGGCAAAGAATGATTTGCATGAAAGAGATGACGGGGAGCTTGAAAGGACAGGTCAACCGTTGTGCATTTATGAGCCTTACTTTGGGGAAGGAACTTGGCCTTTTTTGCATGCTACTTCACTTTATCGAGGAATTGGGCTG TCCACCAAAGGTCGTAGACGCGAAGCTGATGATATTGATGCACCTTCTCGCCTTCCACTTCTTAACAACCCTTACTACCGAGATGCCCTTGGAGAGTATGGGGCCTTTTTTGCAATAGCTAACAGAGTTGACCGTATACACAGAAATGCTTGGATAGGTTTTCAATCTTGGAGGGCAACAGCAAGGAAT GCATCATTGTCTAAGATAGCTGAAACTGCACTGTTAAATGCTATCCAAGCACGAAAGCATGGGGACACACTCTACTTCTGGGTTCGCATGGACATGGATCCTCGAAACCCTTCACAACTGGATTTTTGGTCATTTTGTGATGCTATAAATGCTGGAAATTGCAA GTTTGCTTTCTCAGAGGCTCTTAAGAAGATGTATGGCATAAAGCGAGATTGGGATTCCTTACCACCTATGCCTGTAGATGGAGATGCATGGTCTGTCATGCAGAGCTGGGCTTTGCCAACCCGATCCTTCCTAGAGTTTGTAATGTTCTCAAG GATGTTTGTGGATGCATTGGATGCACAGATATACAATGACCACCATCAAAGAGGGCACTGCTATCTGAGTTTGTCCAAG GACAAGCATTGCTACTCTCGGGTGCTTGAGTTACTCGTAAACGTTTGGGCATATCACGGTGCAAAGCGAATGGTGTACGTGAATCCTCAGACAGGCGAGATGCATGAACACCATAAATTGAAGAATCGTAGAGGTCATATGTGGGTAAAATGGTTCTCATACGCCACCCTAAAGAGCATGGATGAGGAGTTGGCTGAGGAGTCAGATGATGACCACCCCATGAGACGGTGGTTGTGGCCCTCAACAGGTGAGGTCTTCTGGCAGGGTATATACTTGAGAGAGAGGAATCAGAGACTACAgcaaaaagagaagagaaggcAACAAAGCAAGGACAAACTCTTGAGGATGAGAAGACGATCCCACCAAAAAGTAATAGGCAAGTATGTGAAGCCTCCACCTGAAGACGTGGAAAATTCAAACTCAACAACGGTATAG
- the LOC104881923 gene encoding acidic endochitinase, which produces MNLACHCDPSSNGCTALSNDIRACQGRGIKVLLSIGGGSGSYSLTSAKDARQVANYLWNNFLGGQSSSRPLGDAVLDGIDFDIVGGTDQHWDERANALSEFRHQRKVYLSAAPQCPFPDAWMGTAIATGLFDYVWVQFYKNPPCQYSGNSSQLISAWNQWTTIQAGQVFLGLPAAPEAAASGYIPPDVLVSQVLPYIKTSPKYGGVMLWSKFFDNGYSAAIKSDSMCSLHIW; this is translated from the exons ATGAATCTGGCCTGCCATTGCGACCCGAGCTCTAATGGTTGCACGGCGTTGAGCAATGACATTAGAGCATGCCAGGGGCGAGGCATCAAGGTCTTGCTTTCCATCGGAGGTGGCTCAGGAAGCTATTCTTTGACCTCTGCGAAGGATGCCag GCAAGTTGCAAATTACCTATGGAACAATTTTCTTGGTGGCCAATCAAGCTCACGACCATTAGGAGATGCTGTTCTAGATGGGATTGATTTTGACATAGTGGGAGGCACGGACCAGCACTGGGATGAGCGAGCCAACGCCTTGTCGGAGTTCCGCCATCAGAGGAAGGTGTACCTGTCGGCAGCTCCACAGTGCCCATTTCCGGATGCATGGATGGGCACAGCGATTGCCACAGGTCTATTCGACTATGTTTGGGTCCAATTCTACAAGAATCCCCCTTGCCAATACTCCGGCAATAGCAGCCAACTTATTAGCGCCTGGAACCAATGGACCACAATTCAAGCTGGTCAAGTATTTTTGGGGTTGCCGGCAGCCCCAGAAGCCGCTGCTTCTGGCTACATCCCACCGGACGTGCTTGTTTCCCAGGTTCTGCCGTACATCAAGACTTCCCCCAAGTATGGAGGTGTCATGCTTTGGTCTAAATTTTTTGACAATGGCTATAGTGCAGCTATTAAGTCTGACTCTATGTGTTCACTTCATATATGGTAA
- the LOC109124075 gene encoding basic endochitinase, with protein MFKGSKSLCSPSSPFASTMDTKLYFAILLLILFSFVPKSDARGEIAVYWGQDEQEGTLTKTCNTRKYAYVNIAFLSAFGNGQTPKINLAGHCDPNSAKGCRRVSNGIKNCQGQGIKVMLSIGGGDGSYTLTSDDDARTVADYIWNNFLGGWSSSRPLGDAVLDGIDFDIEQGDSHYAALARRLSQYNNRGGKRVYLTAAPQCPFPDHWLNDALRTGLFDYVWIQFYNNPSCEFSSRSRGGFRMAWRKWTSSIQARKFFLGLPASRAAAGSGYISPETLRSEVLPFIKGFQGYGGVMLWDRYNDVQSGYSSAIKGSV; from the coding sequence ATGTTCAAAGGCTCTAAAAGCCTCTGCTCGCCTAGCAGCCCATTTGCCTCTACCATGGACACCAAACTTTACTTTGCAATTCTCTTGCTCATCTTGTTCTCTTTTGTACCCAAATCCGATGCTCGCGGAGAAATTGCCGTCTACTGGGGCCAAGACGAGCAAGAGGGCACGTTGACGAAGACCTGCAATACCAGAAAATATGCTTATGTTAATATAGCTTTCTTATCAGCATTTGGCAATGGCCAAACCCCTAAAATCAACTTGGCCGGTCACTGTGACCCCAACTCAGCCAAGGGGTGCCGGAGGGTCAGCAATGGCATCAAAAACTGCCAGGGTCAAGGCATCAAGGTGATGCTATCGATAGGCGGGGGCGATGGCAGCTACACTCTAACATCAGACGACGACGCCAGGACAGTCGCTGACTACATATGGAACAACTTCCTCGGCGGGTGGTCTAGTTCTAGGCCGCTAGGGGACGCTGTGCTTGATGGCATAGACTTTGATATAGAGCAAGGGGACTCGCACTACGCCGCGCTTGCTAGAAGGCTGTCCCAGTATAACAACCGAGGGGGAAAGAGGGTGTACTTAACCGCAGCTCCACAGTGTCCATTCCCGGACCATTGGCTGAATGATGCTCTTAGAACAGGGCTGTTCGACTATGTCTGGATTCAGTTCTATAACAACCCTTCTTGCGAGTTTAGCTCTAGAAGTCGTGGAGGCTTCAGGATGGCCTGGAGGAAGTGGACATCGTCCATCCAGGCACGGAAGTTCTTCCTGGGGCTGCCGGCTTCCCGCGCGGCCGCTGGCAGCGGCTATATCTCACCGGAGACGCTGAGATCCGAGGTGTTGCCTTTCATCAAAGGGTTTCAAGGGTATGGAGGAGTGATGCTGTGGGATAGGTATAACGATGTTCAAAGTGGCTACAGTTCTGCCATCAAAGGGAGTGTCTGA
- the LOC100261940 gene encoding acidic endochitinase, with protein MALHSFAAVVVVTLVSCLLAPPAVEASSVNISTYWGTDAREGSVEDDCNASLYSIFNIGFVDRFGYDWPPRLNIHHCNASVQGCKYLGTEIKVCQERGVKVLISIGGPGGDYNLASSDDATELANYLWNAYLGGNQSTVDRPFEDAILDGVDFFIQAGSTLYWDVLAEALRNLSNNGTQMELSATPKCKYPDEYLGAAIQTGLFDYAQVRFYDEDGCQYNGSFDGMKSAWDEWTAEANVDKIFAGVTASESDQGYVDADDLASEFLPDAEQSPKFGGLMVWYLYTDHQSGYSARIKALNPTIQTAPSGVEVE; from the exons ATGGCTCTCCATAGCTTTGCAGCAGTAGTAGTAGTAACGCTAGTCTCTTGCCTGCTGGCTCCTCCTGCAGTCGAGGCCTCATCAGTCAATATCTCTACTTACTGGGGCACTGATGCAAGAGAAGGTAGCGTGGAAGATGACTGTAACGCCTCCTTGTATAGTATCTTCAACATCGGTTTCGTAGACAGATTTGGATATGACTGGCCTCCAAGACTCAACATCCACCACTGTAACGCATCAGTACAGGGGTGCAAGTACCTGGGCACTGAAATAAAAGTTTGCCAAGAAAGGGGGGTTAAAGTGCTCATCTCTATTGGAGGCCCGGGTGGAGACTACAACCTCGCCTCTTCAGATGATGCTAC GGAGCTCGCAAACTACTTGTGGAACGCCTATCTTGGTGGCAACCAATCGACTGTTGATCGTCCGTTTGAGGATGCAATTCTGGATGGAGTTGACTTCTTCATTCAGGCAGGCAGTACCCTGTATTGGGATGTGCTTGCTGAGGCCCTTAGAAACCTCAGCAATAATGGAACCCAGATGGAATTAAGTGCCACTCCCAAATGCAAATACCCAGACGAATACCTCGGCGCTGCAATTCAAACCGGGCTCTTTGATTATGCTCAGGTGCGATTCTATGATGAAGATGGCTGCCAGTATAATGGCAGCTTCGACGGCATGAAGAGTGCGTGGGATGAATGGACAGCTGAGGCTAATGTGGATAAAATATTTGCGGGAGTGACTGCATCTGAATCTGATCAAGGTTACGTTGATGCAGATGATCTGGCCTCTGAGTTCCTACCAGATGCTGAGCAGTCCCCAAAGTTTGGAGGTCTGATGGTGTGGTATCTCTACACTGACCATCAGTCCGGTTACAGCGCAAGGATCAAAGCTTTGAATCCTACAATTCAAACTGCTCCTTCAGGAGTTGAAGTTGAATAA